In Brachyspira hampsonii, the following are encoded in one genomic region:
- the bioA gene encoding adenosylmethionine--8-amino-7-oxononanoate transaminase, protein MTLEEKDLKYIWHPCSQMKDYEELPPIIIDKAKGIYLYDKNGKKYIDIVSSWWCNLLGHCNEKINASIKSQLDKLEHVIFANFSHEGAIKLCEELVKILPKGLSKFNFSDNGSSSVEAALKMAFQYQHQIGNTKKIKFMCFTDGYHGETIGALSVGSLDLYAKIYKPMLMETIHIEAPDCYRCKYNQNRETCNCECFIDAEKKFEKHADETCAVIIEPLLQASAGMRIYPPLYLKKLRELCDKHNVVFIADEIATNFGRTGKMFACDHANISPDIMCVSKGLTGGYMPMAITITTDKIYNAFYADYNEGKAFMHSHTYSGNPLGCSAALAVQKVLREDDILNKAQIRAKYLNNKLKEKLLNYPNIGEIRNIGLINAMELVTDKNTKEGFDSKLRMGYQIYKKALQRGLLLRPLGNVIYFNPPLIINEEDIDKAVDLCVKSISDILG, encoded by the coding sequence ATGACATTAGAAGAAAAGGATTTAAAATATATTTGGCATCCTTGTTCACAGATGAAAGATTATGAGGAGCTTCCTCCTATAATAATAGATAAAGCAAAAGGAATATATCTTTATGATAAAAACGGCAAAAAATATATTGACATTGTAAGTTCTTGGTGGTGCAATTTACTTGGGCATTGCAATGAAAAAATAAATGCTTCTATAAAATCACAGCTTGATAAATTAGAGCATGTAATATTTGCAAACTTCTCGCATGAAGGAGCTATTAAATTATGCGAAGAGCTTGTAAAAATACTTCCTAAAGGACTTAGCAAATTTAATTTTTCAGATAACGGCTCATCATCGGTAGAAGCTGCCTTAAAAATGGCTTTTCAGTATCAGCATCAAATAGGCAATACTAAAAAAATAAAGTTTATGTGTTTTACAGATGGTTATCATGGTGAAACTATAGGGGCATTATCAGTTGGAAGTTTGGACTTATATGCAAAAATATACAAGCCTATGCTTATGGAAACTATTCATATAGAAGCTCCCGACTGCTATAGATGCAAATATAATCAAAACAGAGAAACTTGCAATTGCGAATGCTTTATAGATGCTGAGAAAAAATTTGAAAAACATGCTGATGAAACTTGTGCTGTTATAATAGAGCCTTTGCTTCAGGCTTCTGCTGGAATGAGAATATATCCTCCGCTTTATTTAAAAAAGTTAAGAGAGCTTTGTGATAAACATAATGTAGTTTTTATAGCTGATGAAATAGCTACAAATTTCGGACGCACTGGAAAGATGTTTGCATGCGACCATGCTAATATAAGCCCTGATATAATGTGCGTTTCAAAAGGATTAACAGGCGGTTACATGCCAATGGCTATAACAATCACAACAGATAAAATATACAATGCATTTTATGCTGACTATAATGAAGGCAAGGCTTTTATGCATAGCCATACCTACAGCGGAAATCCTCTTGGCTGTTCTGCTGCTTTGGCGGTACAAAAAGTTTTAAGAGAAGATGATATTCTAAATAAGGCACAAATAAGAGCAAAATATTTAAATAATAAATTAAAAGAAAAATTATTAAATTACCCAAATATAGGAGAGATTAGAAATATAGGACTTATTAATGCAATGGAATTAGTTACTGATAAAAATACCAAAGAAGGTTTTGACTCTAAACTTAGAATGGGTTATCAAATATATAAAAAAGCACTTCAGAGAGGATTATTATTGAGACCTTTGGGTAATGTTATATATTTTAATCCGCCTCTTATAATTAATGAAGAAGATATAGATAAGGCTGTTGATTTATGTGTAAAATCTATAAGTGATATTTTAGGTTAA
- the bioB gene encoding biotin synthase BioB, which produces MSNIDLIIKEEINIEELRHKIINGYNITKEDALKLVDSPLEDLCKAADNIRKHFCSNVFDMCSIINAKSGKCSENCKFCAQSSHYDTKCDEYDILNKEEILEQGKSDFDKGVLRYSIVTSGRALYGKEIDEVYNAIETLNKETDGYVCASLGLLDEEGFKKMKEAGLRRVHNNLEASRNFFPNVCTTHSYDDKIKAIKVAQKAGMVVCSGGIMGMGETWEDRIDMALELRDLGIMSIPVNMLNPIASTPFENIKPLTEDDMKRIVAIYRFINPKAFIRLAGGRGLLKDKGRACFLSGANAAITGDMLTTSGISIETDKKMAEDLGYEIILTED; this is translated from the coding sequence ATGAGTAATATAGATTTAATTATAAAAGAAGAAATAAATATTGAAGAATTAAGACATAAAATAATTAATGGATATAATATAACAAAGGAAGATGCTTTAAAATTAGTTGATTCTCCATTAGAAGATTTATGCAAAGCCGCTGATAATATAAGAAAACATTTCTGTTCTAATGTATTTGATATGTGCTCTATAATAAACGCCAAAAGCGGAAAATGTTCAGAAAACTGTAAATTCTGTGCTCAGTCATCTCACTATGATACAAAATGCGATGAATATGATATTCTAAATAAAGAAGAAATTCTGGAGCAGGGAAAAAGCGATTTTGATAAAGGTGTTTTAAGATACTCTATAGTAACATCAGGCAGAGCATTATACGGAAAAGAGATCGATGAAGTATATAATGCAATAGAAACTCTTAATAAAGAAACAGACGGATATGTATGTGCATCTTTGGGACTTTTAGATGAAGAAGGGTTTAAAAAGATGAAAGAAGCCGGACTTAGAAGAGTGCATAATAATTTGGAAGCCTCAAGAAATTTCTTTCCTAATGTTTGTACTACTCATAGTTATGATGATAAAATTAAAGCTATAAAGGTGGCACAAAAAGCCGGAATGGTTGTATGCAGCGGAGGCATTATGGGTATGGGAGAAACTTGGGAAGATAGAATTGACATGGCTTTAGAATTAAGAGATTTAGGCATTATGTCTATTCCTGTTAATATGCTTAATCCTATAGCAAGCACGCCTTTTGAAAATATTAAGCCTCTCACTGAAGATGATATGAAAAGAATAGTGGCAATATACAGATTTATTAACCCTAAAGCATTTATAAGACTTGCAGGCGGAAGAGGACTTTTAAAAGATAAAGGAAGAGCATGCTTCTTATCTGGGGCAAATGCTGCTATAACAGGAGATATGCTCACCACTTCCGGCATTTCAATAGAAACAGATAAAAAAATGGCTGAAGATTTGGGATATGAAATTATTTTAACAGAAGATTAA
- the bioD gene encoding dethiobiotin synthase, with translation MSKALFITATGTDIGKTYVSALIAKKMKDKGLNIGYYKAALSGSDDITDSDAWYVKQKADLKDSYDEMVSYTYKHAYSPHLAAQIEGNPPNMEFIKNAYKNIDKVHDYMIVEGSGGIICPIRYDNNKKIFLEDIIKELDLPSLIVADAGLGTINSTVLTIEYMRSKKLKINGVILNRFEITNEMHDDNKKMIEDITGVKIIGFVIDGILKLDDINIENIFE, from the coding sequence ATGTCTAAAGCACTTTTTATAACTGCCACTGGTACTGATATAGGTAAAACTTATGTATCAGCATTAATCGCTAAAAAAATGAAAGATAAAGGATTAAATATAGGTTATTATAAAGCAGCATTAAGCGGAAGTGATGATATAACGGACAGCGATGCTTGGTATGTAAAACAAAAAGCAGATTTAAAAGATTCTTATGATGAAATGGTGTCATACACTTATAAGCATGCCTATTCCCCTCATTTGGCAGCACAAATTGAGGGGAATCCTCCCAATATGGAGTTTATAAAAAATGCTTATAAAAATATAGATAAAGTACATGATTATATGATAGTGGAAGGAAGCGGCGGTATAATATGCCCTATTCGATATGATAATAATAAAAAAATTTTTTTAGAAGATATTATAAAAGAACTTGACTTGCCGTCTTTAATAGTAGCTGATGCAGGACTTGGTACAATTAATTCTACTGTATTAACTATAGAATATATGAGAAGTAAAAAATTAAAAATTAATGGTGTGATATTAAATAGGTTTGAAATAACAAATGAAATGCATGATGATAATAAAAAAATGATAGAGGATATTACGGGAGTAAAAATTATAGGCTTTGTTATAGACGGAATCTTAAAATTAGATGATATAAATATAGAAAATATTTTTGAATAA